The following is a genomic window from Nocardioides thalensis.
GTTCCCCCTCGCTTCGCTGCCGCCCGTGACCAACCGCCCCGGCGACGGTGCCCCCACCGTGCTCGGCAGGACATCGCGGTCCCGCGACCAGTGACCAGGGTGCCGAGTCGGCTCGTGATCACGGGCCGACTCGACACTCCTCAGGCGTGAAGACGCGCCGACTCGGCACTCCTCAGGCGTGAAGACGGGCCGACTCGGGGCATTTGACGCGCCGGTTTCTGCCGGCTCGGGCCGCCCCCGTACGGTCGCTCCCATGACCGACCTGCTGATCCGCGGCGCCCGCGTGGTGGCGCTGGGCCCGGGGGCCGAGGCGCCGGACGCGCCGGTCGACGTGTTGGTCCGGGACGGCCGGATCGTGGAGGTCGGCGCGGGCATCGAGCGACCCGCCGGCACGGAGGAGTACGACGCCGCGGGCCGCTGGGTGATGCCGGGCCTGTGGGACGCCCACGTGCACCTGGGCCAGTGGACGTTGTCGCGCCAGCGGCTCGACACCAGCGGGGTGCGCTCGTCCGAGGACCTGGTCGCCCTGGTCGCCGAGCAGGTGTCGGCGCGGCCGGGCGACCCGGTCGTCGGCTGGGGTCACCGCCCCGGCGGCTGGAGCAGCCACGGCAGCGTGGCCGACCTCGACGCGGTCTCCGGCGTCACGCCGGTGGTGCTGGTCGCCGGCGACGCTCACCACGCCTGGCTCAACAGCGCCGCCCAGGCCGCGCTCGATCTTGCGGTCCGTGACGACGTCGTGCGCGAGGAGGAGTGGTTCGCGGCCTACGACCGGCTCGCGAGGCTCGACGGCGACGGTGCGGGGCCGCAGGCCTACCGCGGTGCGCTGGAGGATGCTGCCGCTCTCGGCGTGGTCGGGCTCGTCGACCTGGAGTTCACCGGCGGGGTGCCTGCCTGGCAGGAGCGGTGGGCGCAGGGCTGCGACCTGCTCCGGATCCGCGCCGCGATCTATCCCGAGGGCTTCGCCGACATCGAGGAGCCGGCGTTCCGCACCGGCGACGCGCTCCTGCCGGGCGAGGACCGGCTCACCATGGGGCCGCTCAAGATCATCAGCGACGGGTCGCTCAACACCCGCACTGCCTGGTGCCACCACCCCTACGCCACCGGCGCCGACCCGCACCACCCGCGGGGCGCGCCCAACCTCGACGAGGCCGAGCTGCGCGCCCACCTCGCCCGCGCTCACGACCTCGGGATCGAGGTCGCGACGCACGCGATCGGCGACGCCGCGGTCGGCAGGGCGCTGGCGGCGTACGTCGAGACGGGCGCGCGCGGCTCCGTCGAGCACGTCCAGCTCGTAGCCCGCGACGACGTGGCGACGATGGCCCGGCTCGGGCTGCGCGCGAGCGTCCAGCCCCACCACCTCGTCGACGACCGCGACCTCACCGAGACGGTCTGGCCGGGCCACGCCGAGCGCGCCTTCGCGTTCCGCTGGCTGCTCGACGCAGGTGTCCCACTCACGCTCGGGTCGGACGCCCCGGTCTCACCGCTGGACCCGTGGCTCGCCGTCGACGCGGCCGTGCGCCGCACCGGCGACGACCGGCCCGCCTGGCACCCCGAGCAGGCGCTCACGCGGCAGGAGGCGCTCGCGGCGTCGGTCGACGGGCAGCGCCTCGTGCCCGGGGCGCGGGGAGACCTGGTGCTGCTGGACGACGACCCGCTGACCACGATCCGGCCGGGCGTCGCGCTGACCGTGGTGGCCGGCGGGGTCGTGCACGACGCCCGCTGACCGCCTCGGGCGGTCAGCCGTCGTTGCCGACCTGCTTGGCCACGTCGGCGGGAGTCACGTCGACAGTGCTCGGGTCGGCGGCCGCGTCGATGTCGGTCACGGGCTTCGTCGCGTCCTTCGCGGCGTCCTTCTTCTTCGCCACGGGGGCCGGGTCGAGGCCGAGCTCCTCGGTCACGTTGACGGGTTCGGTCGATGCCTTCCTCGCGGGGGCCTTCTTGGCGGCCGGCTTCTTCGCGGTCGCCTTCTTGGTGGCCTCCTTCTTGGCCGGGGCCTTCTTCGCGGCCGGCTTCTTCGCCGGGGCCTTCTTAGCAGGCGTCTTCTTCGCGGGCGCTTCGTCAGGGGTCCCGGGGTCAGTCTTCTCGTCCGGCACGGGGTCCGACTTCCCCCCGACCAGCGAGGTGACGGCATCGCGCGCGATCCCCACCGCCGACCCGGCGACGGTGGCCGGAGCCTTCAGCGTCTCGACGGCGACGTCCTTGACCTTGCCCAGCGGGTTCTTGCGAGCCACGAGTGTTGTCCTCACTGCGAGAGAGAATCGGATCGGACCGAGCGGGCGTGCCGACCGGTCGTTGTTCGTCCCGGTACCCGATCTCCGCGGCCGCACGCGCCAGTGAGAGACGGGTTACGCGACCAGCTCGGCGAGCGCCTCGGCGGCGACCTGCTGCTCCTTGGGATAGGGGTGCCACTGGGCCGCGTCTCCGGCGGGATGCATGCCCGCGACCCACGGGTCGTCGGCACAGAAGTGGTGTCCCTCGGTCAGCTCGTAGAGGTCGAGGAACTCCACCCCCGCCTCGGCGGCGGCGCGCTCCTGTGCCTCCACCAGGAGGATGTTGACGCGCTCGGCCAACTCGGTGTCACCCTCCGCGATCGGGAACTGACGGCAACTCTCGTCGGAGGCGAACTGGGGATAGCCGACGAAGACGACGCGCGCCTGCGGCGCCTCCTCGGTGATCGCGGCGAGGACGTCGATGATCCGCTCCTCCATGCGGTCGATGCGAGCCGCGAAGCTGTCGTCACCGTCCCCCGCGTCTCGGTCCGTGCACGGCGCACCGTCGCGCTCCTTCGGTGTGAGCTCTTGCGCGCAACTCACGACGAGGCTCGGGAAGATCTCCTCGTCGTTGGCCCCGATGCTGATCGTGACCAGCGCGGTGTGCTCGGTCAGCGCGTCGATTTGAGGATCCATCCGCTCGCGTAGCGTCGTCGTCTGCTGCTTGAGATGGATCGATTCCGTCTTCGCGCCGCCGCACGAGACGTCTGTCAGCTCCAGTCCGAGCTCCTTCTCCAGCAGATGCGGGTAGTTGCCGATGGACTGCAGGCAGCCGTTGGTCTCGCTTTCGTAGGGCGCAAAGGCCGCAGCCGTGTACGAGTCGCCCATCGCGACGTACCGGTCCCCGGGGCTGACCGGCAGGTGGTCCGGGAGCGGCTCGGGGTCGGGTGCGTCCTCGCACGCCGCCAGGAGCGCGACAGCCGCGAGCAGGCCGGGGAGCACCGACGAACGCATGCGCCCATCCTGCCGGGACATCCTTGCCGTTCGCTGAGGAAGCACCGACGAAGGCAGGGGCTACGACACCAGCTCGGCCAGCGCCTCGGCAGCGACCTGCTGCTCCTTGAGGTAGGGGTGATAGGTGATCGCCGGAGCGGTCGGGTGCAGGCCGGCCACCCAGGGGTCGTCGGCGCAGAAGTGGTGGCCCTCGGTCAGCTCGTAGAGGTCGAGGAACTCGACCCCCGCCTCGGCGGCCGCGCGCTCCTGGGCGAGCACCAGCAGCTCGTTGACGCGCTGGGCGAACTCCACGTCCCCCGCCCCGATCGGGAACTGCGCGCACCGCTCGTCCGGGGCGAACTGGGGATAGCCGACGAAGACGACCCGCGCCTCCGGCGCCTCCGCGGTGATCCCGGCGAGCACGTCCACGATCCGCTCCTCCATCCGGTCGATCCGCGCCTCGACGCTCAGTTCCCCGCCGGCGGCATCGGCCTCCGTGCACGGCGCACCCTCGGGATCGGTCGCTCGTTGCACGCAGAAGCGGATCAGGTCGCCGTAGATCCGCTCGTCGTTGGCGCCGATCGAGATCGTCACCAGGTCGGTCGCCTCGGTCAGCGCGTCGATCTGCGGGTCGAGCTGGGCGTTCTTGTAGGTGACCTGCCCCTGCTCGATCGATGCGGTGATCGCCCCACCGCACGAGACGTCCTCGAGCTCGAGGTCGAGCTCGGCGGCGAGCAGGTGCGGGTAGTTGTTCGTCGACTGGGTGCAGCCGGTCGACTCGTCGTCGGTCGGCCCGATCCTGGGCGCCGCGGTGTAGGAGTCGCCCATCGCGACGTACCGGTCGCCGGCGCGCACCGGCTCCTCTGCCCGCAGCGGCGGCTCGTCCGCCTTCTCGCCCTTGCAGCCGGCGAGCAGCGCAGCGGTCACGAGCAGACCGGGGAGCACCACCGTCGAACGCATGCGCCCATCCTGCCGGGGCTTCCTGGGCGTTCGCTGAGGAACCGACCTACGCCTCGACGCCGAGAGCGATCGTCAGGGTGAGGACCGTCCGCGGGTCGTCGAGGGCGTCGCCGTACGCCTCGCGCAGCTGGCCGACGCGGTAGCGCACGGTCTGCGGGTGCACGAACAACGCTTCCGCGACCTCCTCCCGGCGGCCCTGGTGGAGCAGCCAGGCGCGCAGGGTCTCGACCAGCTTGGCGCGGGTGCTCGCCCGCAGCCCGGCCAGGGGCGCGAGCGCCTGCTCGCGCAGGTCGGCGAGCGCCTCGGCGTCGGCGGTGAGCACGAGCTCGGGCAGGTGGCTCTCGGTGTCGGCGCCGAGGCCCGCCTCGTGCGCCCGCAGCGCCCGGAGGTACGACGACCGCGCCTCACGCCAGGGCCGCGGCGGACCGACGGTCCCGCCACTGCGCGTGGTCTCGCGCACCACTCGGCCGCGCGGCCGGCCGTGCACGTTGGGCACGAGCAGCAACACGGTGCCGTCGAGCTCGGGGAGGTCGGTCGCCTGGAGGGTCTGACCCGGCAGCGCCTGGAGCAGCCTGCCCGCCTCGCCCTCCGGCACCAGCACCGCGGTCAGCGTCGCCGGCACCTTCCACTCCGCGCGCTCGGCCAGGCGCAGGATCGTCGCCTCCGGCGCCTGGTCGACGACGTGCGTGGCGATCCGCTCCAGCAGCCGCTGCCGCACCCGGCCGGCCGTCGCCGACTCGTCGGTGTGGCCCTGCGCGCTGGCTGCGGAGAGCTGGTCGATGTAGGCGAAGACCTGCTCGGCGAACGCGGCGACGGTCTTCGGGTCGGAGCCGTGATCGACCGCGGTGCGGGACAGCTCACGCCAGGAGATCCGGGCGCCGATGCGGTAGGCCGACAGCAGCGCGTCGATCGTGCGACCGCTGCTCGCCTCCCCGCGACCGAGCTGGTAGGCGCCGTCGAGCGCCTGGGCCAGGAGCTTGTCGGGGTCGCGGCCGGGCTGGCCGCTCACCATCGCGAGGAACGCCCCGATCGCGGCCCGCACGGCGTTGCGGATGACGACGCCCATCTCCTCGTTGAGGGCGTTCTCATAGCTCGGCACCTCGTCGACGATCGCCGCGACGACGTCCTCGGCCAGCTGCGGCAGCCGCGGTCGCAGGTCGCCCTCGACCGTCGGCGGCAGCACGACGCCGTCCGACGCCACCGCGCGTCGCCCTCGCACCGCCATGCCAGCCTCCTGGAAAGATTGTGCGCCGCGAACAAAATCGGCAGCCCGATTCACCGGTGCTGGTCATGATCTTAGCGCCACGGACGGGCACGCTGGATGTATGAGCGAAGCCATCAGCCTACGGCGCAGCACCCTCGGCGCGCCCGGCGCCGGGTTGGCGCTCCGGAAGCGGCTGCGCGCGGTTGCCGACGCCGCAGTCCACCCGCTGACCCTCGACGACGTCCTCGACCACTTCCACCCGCTGCGCCGCGACACCGAGCTGCGCGGCCGGATCGTGTCCGTCACCCCCGAGACCGCCGAGTCGGCGACGATCCTCATCAAGCCGGGCAAGGGCTGGACCGGCCACGTGCCCGGCCAGTACGTGCGCGTCGGCGTCGACGTCGACGGCGTCCGCCTGTGGCGCACCTACTCGCTGACCCACGGCCCGCGCCCCGACCGCAACATCAGCATCACCGTCAAGGCGATCCCCGACGGGGTCGTGTCGGGCCACCTGGTGCACCGCGCCCGGGCCGGCCAGCTGATCCACCTGGCACCGGCCGAGGGCGAGTTCACGCTGCCCACGCCACTGCCGGGCAAGCTGCTCCTCGTCACCGCCGGCTCGGGGATCACGCCGGTCATCGGGATGCTGCGCAACCTGTTCCTGCGCGCCACCCCGGTCGACGCCGACATCGTCCTCGTCTCGGTCAACCAGAGCGAGTCCACCGCGATCTTCCGCGACGAGCTCCGCGAGCACGCCGCGAAGGGCCACATCACCCTGATCGAGCGGTTCGACGACCGCGACGGACTGCTCGACGTCGACACGATCGACGCGCTGGTGCCCGACTACGCGGAGCGGCTGGCCTACGCGTGCGGCCCAGCGGGGCTCCTCGACGCGCTCGAGCAGCACCACGCCGAGCGCGGCCTCGAGCTGACCACCGAGCGCTTCCGCCCGGTCGCCCTCGCCACCGAGGGCGAAGGCGGCTCGGTCACGTTCACCAAGGCCGGGACCGAGGTGGAGGCCGACGGCGCCACCCCGATCCTCGACGCCGCCGAGGCGGCCGGCGTCCTCATGCCCAGCGGTTGCCGGATGGGCATCTGCATGGGCTGCGTGCTTCCGATGAAGGAGGGCGCCGTGCGCGACCTGCGCACCGGCGAGCTCACGGTGGCCGTCCCGGGCGAGACCCACGCGGACGGCGTACCGATCCAGACCTGCATCAGCGCGCCGGCCGGCGCCTGCCGCATCGACCACTGACCGGAGGGAACCCATGACCACCGTCACCAACAAGGCCGACAACCCGATCGCCCACCTGTCCGAGCAGGACATCGCCGAGATCGGCGAGAAGCTCGACGCGATCCGCCAGGAGGTCATCGACTCCCGCGGCGACGACGACGCGAACTACATCCGGGGGATGATCGACTTCCAGCGCAAGCTCGAGCTCGGCAGCCGCGCCGTACTCCTGTTCTCGGTGCTGCCCCCGGCGTGGCTGATCGGCACCGCCGGCCTGAGCGTCGCGAAGATCCTCGAGAACATGGAGATCGGGCACAACGTGCTCCACGGCCAGTGGGACTGGATGCGCGACTCGAAGATCCACTCGACGACCTGGGAGTGGGACAACGCGACCCCGGCCGAGAACTGGAAGCACTCGCACAACCAGGTACACCACACCTACACGAACATCATCGGCAAGGACAACGACCTCGGCTACGGCATCATGCGCGTCGACGAGGAGCAGAAGTGGTACCCGATGTACCTCGCGCAGCCGCTGTGGAACTTCGTCAACGCCTGCTTCTTCGAGTACGGCATCGCGGCCTACGACCTCGACCTCGGGCGGAACCTGTCCCGTCCGAAGGACAAGCGCCCCGAGTCGTTCAAGCGGGGCGTCAAGGCCACGCTGGCAAAGATCCGCAAGCAGGCGACCAAGGACTACGTCGTGCACCCGCTGCTGTCGGCGCCGACCGGCTCGCTGCTGCCCACGCTCGCCGCCAACTTCGTCGCCAACGTGGTGCGCAACCTGTGGTCGCACTCGGTCATCATGTGCGGCCACTTCCCCGAGGGCGTCGAGACGTTCGAGCTCGCGTCGATCCCGGAGAAGGAGAGCCGCGGCGCCTGGTACCTCCGGCAGATGCTCGGCTCGGCCAACATCTCCGGCTCGAAGCTGATGCACATCATGACCGGCAACCTGTCGCACCAGATCGAGCACCACCTGTTCCCCGACCTGCCGAGCAACCGGTACGCCGAGGTCGCCCCGAAGGTGCGGGCGGTCTTCGACGAGTACGGGCTGACCTACCTCTCGCGGCCGCTGCCACAGCAGGTCGCCAGCGCCTGGCACAAGGTCGTCCGGCTGTCGTTCCCCAACGGCTGGCTCGAGACCACCAACGCCAAGAACCTCCCGCAGCAGCTGGCCGCCCTCTACAAGATCGCCACCGCCGACAAGCGCAAGCGGCGGGTCATGCTGCGGCTCCTGGAGCGGAAGGCCGCCGAGCAGCAGGAGCTCGCGACCGCCGCCTGATCGATGGGCGGGCGCCCCGGGGCCCGCGGCCGCCACGCGGGGCGGTGGGGTAACTCAGTGTTACGTCCGCTCCCTCGGTGCTGTGACCGCGAAATCGTGGTCACAGCACCCACCGAGCGAACGTAACACTGAGTTACTGCACGTCCGCCTGCCGCCGTACGATCATCGGCATGAGCAACGTGAAGTGCGAGGTGGTCGGCGGGATCGCGACCGTGACCCTCAACCGCCCCGACAAGCTGAACGCGCTGACCCTGCCGCTCCTCGACGACCTGATCGCGACCGCCCACCGGCTGCGCAGGGACAAGAGCCTGCGCGCGGTGATCGTGGCCGGCGAGGGCGACGCGTTCTGCGCGGGCCTCGACTTCGCGACGGTGATGAAGAACCCGGCCGGCATCGCGAAGGCGTTCGCTCCGCGCCCGTGGCGGAGCGGGATGACCAACACGTTCCAGGAGGCGCCCTGGGCGTTCCGGCGGATCCCCGTCCCGGTGATCGCCGCGGTGCACGGGCACTGCCTCGGCGGCGGCATCCAGATCGCCCTGGGCGCGGACTTCCGCGTCGCCACGCCCGACTCGCGCTGGTCGGTGCTCGAGGGCAAGTGGGGCCTGATCCCCGACATGTCCGGGATCCGCAGCCTGTCGGAGCAGATCGGCATGGACCAGGCCAAGTGGCTGACGATGAGCGCCGAGGTGATCGACGGGTCCCGCGCCGCCCAGATCGGCCTCGTCACCCGGCTCTCCAACGACCCGCTCGCCGAGGCACACCGGATGGCCGAGCAGCTCGCGGCGCGCTCCCCCGACGCGCTCGGTGCGGCCAAGCGGCTGTTCAACGACACCTGGACGGCGTCGCCGCGCAAGGTCTTCTCCCGCGAGCGCATCGAGCAGGCTTACCTGCTCGCCGCCCGCAACACCAAGGCCGCCCGCGAGGCCGCCTTCAAGAAGGCGGAGCCGGTCTACGGCCCGCGCAGCCGCTGAGGCTCAGGGGTAGCTGATCCCCGTCGTCCGCTCGCTGATCTCCCAGAGACGGCGGGCGGCGTCGCGGTCACGGGCCAGGCGAGTGCGGCCGACCAGGTGGGGCGGTCCCGCCATCTCGCCGCGGCCGCTGGGGCCGCAGTAGCTGTCGCCGGGCAGGTCGGCGGTCGCGGCCATCAGGGTCGGCCACGCGCCGGCGGCGGCGGACTGTGAGACCGCCTTCACGGCGGCGTCGAGGATCGAGGCGATGCCGCCCTGGGCGCGGCCGTACTGGCCGTTGGCGGCGAGGTGGGTGCCCGAGAACCCGGGGTGCGCGGCGAGCGCCTTGACCGGGTAGCCCGCGGCGC
Proteins encoded in this region:
- a CDS encoding amidohydrolase, producing MTDLLIRGARVVALGPGAEAPDAPVDVLVRDGRIVEVGAGIERPAGTEEYDAAGRWVMPGLWDAHVHLGQWTLSRQRLDTSGVRSSEDLVALVAEQVSARPGDPVVGWGHRPGGWSSHGSVADLDAVSGVTPVVLVAGDAHHAWLNSAAQAALDLAVRDDVVREEEWFAAYDRLARLDGDGAGPQAYRGALEDAAALGVVGLVDLEFTGGVPAWQERWAQGCDLLRIRAAIYPEGFADIEEPAFRTGDALLPGEDRLTMGPLKIISDGSLNTRTAWCHHPYATGADPHHPRGAPNLDEAELRAHLARAHDLGIEVATHAIGDAAVGRALAAYVETGARGSVEHVQLVARDDVATMARLGLRASVQPHHLVDDRDLTETVWPGHAERAFAFRWLLDAGVPLTLGSDAPVSPLDPWLAVDAAVRRTGDDRPAWHPEQALTRQEALAASVDGQRLVPGARGDLVLLDDDPLTTIRPGVALTVVAGGVVHDAR
- a CDS encoding SGNH/GDSL hydrolase family protein, translating into MRSSVLPGLLAAVALLAACEDAPDPEPLPDHLPVSPGDRYVAMGDSYTAAAFAPYESETNGCLQSIGNYPHLLEKELGLELTDVSCGGAKTESIHLKQQTTTLRERMDPQIDALTEHTALVTISIGANDEEIFPSLVVSCAQELTPKERDGAPCTDRDAGDGDDSFAARIDRMEERIIDVLAAITEEAPQARVVFVGYPQFASDESCRQFPIAEGDTELAERVNILLVEAQERAAAEAGVEFLDLYELTEGHHFCADDPWVAGMHPAGDAAQWHPYPKEQQVAAEALAELVA
- a CDS encoding SGNH/GDSL hydrolase family protein translates to MRSTVVLPGLLVTAALLAGCKGEKADEPPLRAEEPVRAGDRYVAMGDSYTAAPRIGPTDDESTGCTQSTNNYPHLLAAELDLELEDVSCGGAITASIEQGQVTYKNAQLDPQIDALTEATDLVTISIGANDERIYGDLIRFCVQRATDPEGAPCTEADAAGGELSVEARIDRMEERIVDVLAGITAEAPEARVVFVGYPQFAPDERCAQFPIGAGDVEFAQRVNELLVLAQERAAAEAGVEFLDLYELTEGHHFCADDPWVAGLHPTAPAITYHPYLKEQQVAAEALAELVS
- a CDS encoding helix-turn-helix domain-containing protein, which codes for MAVRGRRAVASDGVVLPPTVEGDLRPRLPQLAEDVVAAIVDEVPSYENALNEEMGVVIRNAVRAAIGAFLAMVSGQPGRDPDKLLAQALDGAYQLGRGEASSGRTIDALLSAYRIGARISWRELSRTAVDHGSDPKTVAAFAEQVFAYIDQLSAASAQGHTDESATAGRVRQRLLERIATHVVDQAPEATILRLAERAEWKVPATLTAVLVPEGEAGRLLQALPGQTLQATDLPELDGTVLLLVPNVHGRPRGRVVRETTRSGGTVGPPRPWREARSSYLRALRAHEAGLGADTESHLPELVLTADAEALADLREQALAPLAGLRASTRAKLVETLRAWLLHQGRREEVAEALFVHPQTVRYRVGQLREAYGDALDDPRTVLTLTIALGVEA
- a CDS encoding ferredoxin reductase; protein product: MSEAISLRRSTLGAPGAGLALRKRLRAVADAAVHPLTLDDVLDHFHPLRRDTELRGRIVSVTPETAESATILIKPGKGWTGHVPGQYVRVGVDVDGVRLWRTYSLTHGPRPDRNISITVKAIPDGVVSGHLVHRARAGQLIHLAPAEGEFTLPTPLPGKLLLVTAGSGITPVIGMLRNLFLRATPVDADIVLVSVNQSESTAIFRDELREHAAKGHITLIERFDDRDGLLDVDTIDALVPDYAERLAYACGPAGLLDALEQHHAERGLELTTERFRPVALATEGEGGSVTFTKAGTEVEADGATPILDAAEAAGVLMPSGCRMGICMGCVLPMKEGAVRDLRTGELTVAVPGETHADGVPIQTCISAPAGACRIDH
- a CDS encoding fatty acid desaturase family protein, with amino-acid sequence MTTVTNKADNPIAHLSEQDIAEIGEKLDAIRQEVIDSRGDDDANYIRGMIDFQRKLELGSRAVLLFSVLPPAWLIGTAGLSVAKILENMEIGHNVLHGQWDWMRDSKIHSTTWEWDNATPAENWKHSHNQVHHTYTNIIGKDNDLGYGIMRVDEEQKWYPMYLAQPLWNFVNACFFEYGIAAYDLDLGRNLSRPKDKRPESFKRGVKATLAKIRKQATKDYVVHPLLSAPTGSLLPTLAANFVANVVRNLWSHSVIMCGHFPEGVETFELASIPEKESRGAWYLRQMLGSANISGSKLMHIMTGNLSHQIEHHLFPDLPSNRYAEVAPKVRAVFDEYGLTYLSRPLPQQVASAWHKVVRLSFPNGWLETTNAKNLPQQLAALYKIATADKRKRRVMLRLLERKAAEQQELATAA
- a CDS encoding crotonase/enoyl-CoA hydratase family protein; translation: MSNVKCEVVGGIATVTLNRPDKLNALTLPLLDDLIATAHRLRRDKSLRAVIVAGEGDAFCAGLDFATVMKNPAGIAKAFAPRPWRSGMTNTFQEAPWAFRRIPVPVIAAVHGHCLGGGIQIALGADFRVATPDSRWSVLEGKWGLIPDMSGIRSLSEQIGMDQAKWLTMSAEVIDGSRAAQIGLVTRLSNDPLAEAHRMAEQLAARSPDALGAAKRLFNDTWTASPRKVFSRERIEQAYLLAARNTKAAREAAFKKAEPVYGPRSR